From the genome of Malus domestica chromosome 04, GDT2T_hap1, one region includes:
- the LOC103433105 gene encoding thioredoxin-like 3-3 produces the protein MAGGVGGGGDGATDSKKGLEGTGLDLPENRHDNLNSASSDQNLKDLVLQIKSCKSPAVINYGASWCRVCVARSFLHSVI, from the exons ATGGCGGGAGGAGTTGGCGGAGGAGGCGACGGAGCCACCGACAGCAAGAAGGGATTAGAAGGCACGGGCTTGGATTTACCAGAGAATCGTCATGACAACCTAAATAGTGCTTCCAGCGACCAAAACCTCAAAGACCTTGTTCTTCAGATCAAGTCCTGCAAATCCCCT GCAGTTATCAATTATGGTGCGTCTTG GTGCCGTGTGTGTGTAGCCAGATCCTTCCTGCATTCTGTCATCTGA
- the LOC103433106 gene encoding S-adenosylmethionine synthase 3 has protein sequence METFLFTSESVNEGHPDKLCDQVSDAVLDACLEQDPESKVACETCTKTNMVMVFGEITTKAKVDYEKIVRDTCRGIGFTSADVGLDADNCKVLVNIEKQSPEIAEGVHGHLTKKPEEIGAGDQGHMFGYATDETPEFMPLTHVLATKIGAKLTEVRKNKTVPWLRPDGKTQVTVEYQNENGAMVPIRVHTILISTQHDETVTNEQIAADLKEHVIKPVVPAQFIDDKTIYHLNPSGRFVIGGPHGDAGLTGRKIIIDTYGGWGAHGGGAFSGKDPTKVDRSGAYVVRQAAKSVVASGLARRCIVQVSYAIGVPDPLSVFVDTYRTGKIPDKDILVLIKENFDYRPGMIALNLDLKRGGNFRYQKTAAYGHFGRDDPDFTWETIKILKPKA, from the coding sequence ATGGAAACGTTCCTCTTCACCTCCGAATCTGTCAACGAGGGACATCCCGACAAGCTTTGCGACCAAGTCTCAGATGCCGTTCTCGATGCTTGCTTGGAACAAGACCCGGAGAGCAAAGTTGCATGCGAGACATGTACGAAAACCAACATGGTCATGGTCTTCGGTGAGATCACAACAAAAGCGAAAGTAGATTACGAGAAAATAGTCCGAGACACTTGCAGAGGAATTGGGTTTACATCAGCTGATGTAGGCCTTGATGCTGACAACTGCAAAGTCCTCGTCAACATTgagaaacaaagcccagaaatTGCAGAGGGAGTTCATGGACACCTTACCAAGAAGCCCGAGGAAATTGGAGCTGGCGACCAAGGCCACATGTTTGGTTATGCCACTGATGAGACACCTGAGTTCATGCCACTCACCCATGTCCTTGCTACCAAGATTGGTGCCAAGCTTACGGAGGTCAGAAAGAATAAGACGGTCCCATGGCTGAGGCCCGATGGTAAGACCCAAGTGACTGTTGAGTACCAGAACGAGAACGGGGCCATGGTACCTATTCGGGTGCACACCATCCTCATCTCAACCCAACATGATGAGACTGTCACAAATGAGCAGATTGCTGCTGATTTGAAGGAACATGTGATCAAACCTGTCGTCCCAGCTCAATTCATTGATGACAAAACTATCTACCACTTGAACCCTTCAGGTCGATTCGTCATTGGAGGACCCCATGGAGATGCTGGGCTCACTGGCCGGAAGATAATTATAGACACCTATGGTGGTTGGGGTGCTCATGGTGGTGGTGCTTTCTCTGGAAAAGATCCAACCAAGGTTGACCGTAGTGGTGCATACGTTGTAAGGCAGGCAGCAAAAAGCGTTGTTGCATCCGGGCTTGCTCGCCGCTGTATTGTTCAGGTTTCTTATGCAATTGGCGTCCCAGATCCCCTGTCGGTTTTCGTGGATACCTACAGAACTGGAAAAATCCCAGACAAGGACATATTGGTTCTCATCAAGGAGAACTTTGACTATAGGCCGGGAATGATTGCCCTCAACCTTGATTTGAAAAGAGGAGGCAACTTCAGGTACCAGAAGACTGCTGCTTATGGTCATTTTGGCCGCGATGATCCAGATTTCACATGGGAGACCATCAAGATCCTCAAGCCAAAGGCTTAA